One Bosea sp. 685 DNA segment encodes these proteins:
- a CDS encoding hydantoinase B/oxoprolinase family protein — MSKTSMAKTSTAKAATDFNDPINLQVMWNRLIFIADQADTVLGRTAFSPIVRENHDYVTVLLDSRGRALAQCTWSIPVFITSLPVAAQTYFLPKFPPETLQEGDVLATNDPEIGTGHLPDVTMITPIFKNGKIVAYAGSIAHLPDIGGAPLHSEASDIYEEGIRFPIVKLHRAGVPNQDVLDIIAASVRLPTEVLGDLESMVAANNVMGRELVKFLDEYGLDEVDGLADAIHSRSEAQMRKAIRAWPNGRYEAEVLLDGYHDDITLKAAVIVADETIHVDYTGTSDQVLHSINCRTNYRYAHSVYALKCLLDPETPNNEGCITPVTDEAPLGSILNPEAWTAGNSRNLIGHVIPSLIFKALEGIVPDKVMGDSGGAPIWAANCVGRRDDGSQYGSVQNFHGGQGARAELDGLDTLSFPSNCKVTAIEMFEIAVPVLTECKELIADSGGAGQHRGGLGQRVILRNRAKAPMNIYLATERVRHPCFGVVDGQSGTPGKVAKNGEAQFPKGKVVLQTGDRLQVETPGGGGWGRTAARSVELIALDLAEGLVSPDATRRIYGKAFAAAAE; from the coding sequence ATGTCCAAGACCTCGATGGCCAAGACCTCGACTGCCAAGGCCGCCACGGATTTCAACGATCCGATCAATCTCCAGGTGATGTGGAATCGCCTGATCTTCATCGCGGATCAGGCCGATACGGTGTTGGGGCGCACAGCCTTTTCGCCGATCGTGCGCGAGAACCACGACTACGTGACCGTGCTGCTCGACAGCCGCGGGCGGGCGCTGGCCCAATGCACCTGGTCGATCCCGGTCTTCATCACCTCGCTGCCGGTCGCCGCACAGACCTATTTCCTGCCGAAATTCCCGCCCGAGACGTTGCAGGAAGGCGATGTGCTCGCCACCAACGATCCCGAGATCGGCACCGGCCATCTGCCCGACGTCACGATGATCACGCCGATCTTCAAGAACGGAAAGATCGTCGCCTATGCCGGCTCGATCGCGCATCTGCCCGATATCGGGGGCGCGCCGCTGCATTCGGAAGCCAGCGACATCTATGAGGAAGGCATCCGCTTCCCGATCGTGAAGCTGCACCGCGCCGGTGTGCCCAACCAGGACGTCCTCGACATCATCGCGGCGTCCGTGCGGCTTCCCACCGAAGTGCTCGGCGATCTGGAATCCATGGTCGCGGCCAACAACGTCATGGGCCGCGAGCTCGTGAAATTCCTCGATGAGTACGGCCTCGATGAGGTCGATGGCCTCGCCGACGCGATCCATTCGCGCTCGGAAGCCCAGATGCGCAAGGCGATCCGCGCCTGGCCCAATGGCCGCTATGAAGCCGAAGTCCTCCTCGACGGATACCATGACGACATCACGCTGAAGGCCGCCGTCATCGTTGCCGACGAGACGATCCATGTCGACTACACCGGCACCTCCGACCAGGTGCTGCACTCCATCAACTGCCGCACCAACTACCGCTATGCCCACTCCGTCTACGCGCTGAAATGCCTGCTCGATCCCGAGACGCCCAATAATGAGGGCTGCATCACGCCGGTCACGGACGAGGCGCCGCTCGGCTCGATCCTCAACCCCGAAGCCTGGACGGCCGGCAACTCCCGCAACCTCATCGGCCACGTCATCCCATCGCTGATCTTCAAGGCGCTGGAGGGCATCGTCCCCGACAAGGTCATGGGCGATAGCGGCGGGGCGCCGATCTGGGCGGCCAACTGTGTCGGCCGGCGCGATGACGGTTCGCAATATGGCTCGGTCCAGAACTTCCATGGCGGCCAGGGTGCACGAGCCGAACTGGACGGGCTCGACACGCTGAGCTTCCCCTCCAACTGCAAGGTCACGGCGATCGAGATGTTCGAGATCGCGGTGCCGGTGCTGACGGAGTGCAAGGAGCTGATCGCGGATTCAGGCGGGGCAGGGCAGCATCGCGGCGGGCTCGGCCAGCGCGTCATTCTGCGCAATCGCGCCAAGGCGCCGATGAACATCTATCTCGCGACCGAGCGCGTGCGCCACCCCTGCTTCGGCGTCGTCGACGGACAGTCGGGCACGCCCGGCAAGGTCGCCAAAAATGGTGAAGCACAGTTTCCGAAAGGCAAGGTGGTCCTCCAGACGGGCGATCGCCTCCAGGTCGAGACGCCGGGCGGCGGCGGCTGGGGACGCACAGCGGCGCGCTCAGTCGAGTTGATCGCGCTGGATCTTGCGGAGGGGCTTGTCAGCCCAGATGCAACGCGACGTATCTACGGCAAAGCCTTCGCCGCGGCGGCCGAGTAG
- a CDS encoding hydantoinase/oxoprolinase family protein produces the protein MAKLAFDTGGTFTDFALLDDGGEVHLHKVLSTPLNPAEAVVQGVTELLEAFGEVIDTAKLQVLGATTVVTNAVLERKGVETGFVATAGFQDMLRIRNEGRYDLYDLNLRYPDPLVSRANSFGARERIAADGEVVAELDEDSVREIAGRLREKGVRSVAVCLLHAYKYPAHEQRVAALLKDEYPDIFVSLSSEVCPEVREFDRASTTVVNAYTRPQMAGHVAHLQREFAGKGIDRQVLWMTSSGGLVPSQRAAELPVRLIESGPAAGAVAAAEFGRIAGEGSVLSFDMGGTTAKLCLIPNGEPTVGTDLEVAHHQRFRKGSGFPLKIQSIQMIEIGAGGGSIAVKNPLGLLDVGPRSAGALPGPAAYQRGGTEPTVTDADILLGYMGTESFVGGSFKVSKQAAHDAMARLASDLGVGVTRCAWGIHDLVNESMSKAAAMHATDLGVDPRSLPMVAFGGAGPVHAYGIARKLGIKRIICPTGAGVTSAIGLIIAPVAVDLSASFPMGLAAWDGAQMRRLLGGLAAQGAEVVSAAGVPKETIENRYTVDMRYVGQGHEITVALPDFDLPQEDFLAQLTANFTTLYRELFGRTVNAGLEVITWRLRAGGRKGKVTRPHGTTAAEALKGRRDVYFQELGTAVETPVYDHYSLPVDEPVKGPAIVEQRESTAVIGPSGTAHVDAHGNLVINIL, from the coding sequence ATGGCCAAGCTGGCATTCGACACCGGTGGAACCTTCACCGATTTCGCGCTGCTCGACGATGGAGGCGAGGTGCATCTGCATAAGGTGCTGAGCACGCCGTTGAACCCGGCCGAGGCGGTGGTTCAGGGCGTCACCGAGCTGCTGGAGGCGTTCGGCGAGGTTATCGACACGGCCAAGCTGCAGGTCCTGGGCGCCACGACGGTCGTCACCAATGCGGTGTTGGAGCGCAAGGGCGTCGAGACCGGCTTCGTCGCGACCGCCGGCTTTCAGGACATGCTGCGCATCCGCAATGAGGGGCGCTACGATCTCTACGATCTCAACCTGCGCTATCCCGACCCGCTGGTAAGCCGCGCCAACAGTTTCGGCGCCCGCGAGCGCATCGCCGCCGATGGTGAAGTCGTCGCCGAGCTGGACGAGGATAGCGTGCGCGAGATTGCCGGGCGGCTGCGTGAAAAGGGGGTCCGCTCGGTCGCGGTCTGCCTGCTCCATGCCTATAAATACCCGGCGCATGAGCAGCGGGTCGCCGCCCTGCTGAAGGACGAATATCCCGATATCTTCGTCTCGCTCTCCTCTGAGGTCTGCCCGGAGGTGCGCGAGTTCGACCGCGCCTCGACGACGGTGGTCAACGCCTATACGCGGCCCCAGATGGCCGGCCATGTCGCCCATCTCCAGCGAGAATTCGCTGGGAAGGGCATCGATCGGCAGGTGCTGTGGATGACCTCCTCGGGAGGCCTGGTTCCCAGCCAGCGCGCAGCCGAGCTGCCTGTGCGCCTGATCGAGTCCGGCCCTGCGGCCGGTGCCGTCGCTGCCGCCGAGTTTGGCCGCATTGCCGGGGAGGGCAGTGTGCTCTCCTTCGACATGGGTGGCACCACCGCCAAGCTGTGCCTGATACCCAATGGCGAGCCCACGGTCGGCACCGATCTCGAAGTCGCGCATCACCAACGTTTCCGGAAGGGTTCCGGCTTCCCCCTCAAGATCCAGTCGATCCAGATGATCGAGATCGGCGCGGGTGGCGGCTCGATTGCCGTCAAGAACCCGCTCGGATTGCTCGATGTCGGCCCGCGCTCGGCGGGCGCCTTGCCGGGGCCGGCAGCCTATCAGCGGGGCGGTACCGAGCCGACTGTCACCGACGCCGACATCCTGCTCGGCTATATGGGGACGGAATCCTTCGTCGGCGGCTCGTTCAAGGTCTCGAAACAGGCCGCCCATGATGCGATGGCGCGCCTGGCTTCCGATCTCGGTGTGGGTGTCACGCGCTGCGCCTGGGGCATCCATGATCTCGTCAACGAGTCGATGAGCAAGGCGGCCGCGATGCATGCGACCGATCTCGGCGTCGATCCCCGCTCCCTGCCCATGGTCGCCTTTGGCGGTGCCGGGCCGGTGCACGCCTATGGCATCGCTCGCAAGCTCGGCATCAAGCGCATCATCTGTCCGACGGGGGCGGGAGTGACCTCCGCGATCGGCCTGATCATCGCCCCCGTCGCCGTCGACCTGTCCGCGAGCTTCCCGATGGGCCTGGCAGCTTGGGACGGTGCGCAGATGCGCAGGCTGCTCGGCGGCCTCGCGGCTCAGGGGGCAGAGGTCGTCTCCGCTGCCGGCGTGCCCAAGGAAACCATCGAGAACCGCTACACCGTGGACATGCGCTATGTCGGCCAGGGCCATGAGATCACGGTTGCGCTGCCCGATTTCGACCTGCCGCAGGAGGATTTCCTGGCGCAGCTCACGGCCAATTTCACCACGCTCTATCGCGAGCTCTTCGGCCGCACCGTCAATGCTGGCCTCGAGGTGATCACCTGGCGTTTGCGGGCCGGAGGGCGGAAGGGCAAGGTCACGCGCCCTCATGGCACGACGGCGGCAGAGGCCCTGAAGGGCCGGCGCGACGTCTATTTCCAGGAACTGGGCACGGCCGTCGAGACCCCCGTCTACGACCACTACAGCCTGCCGGTCGACGAACCCGTGAAGGGGCCGGCAATCGTCGAGCAGCGCGAATCGACAGCCGTGATCGGCCCGAGCGGGACAGCCCATGTCGATGCGCATGGCAACCTCGTCATCAACATCCTCTGA